In Sphingomonas panacisoli, one genomic interval encodes:
- a CDS encoding mannose-1-phosphate guanylyltransferase encodes MSTPEKPKQLLALTADETMLQLTAQRAAGETFGPPIVVANARHADEIEAQLAGVGLIEHKLILEPVARNTAPAIALAALAADEDAVLLVMPSDHVIADTPAFHAAIDAALPMVEQGWLVTFGIEPHAPETGYGWIHVGEAIGPRVHRVARFVEKPPRDRAEAMLAAGDHVWNGGIFLFRADAFLGALSVHAPDMLHAAQQALLKGETQGMRLHPDQDAFAASPSESVDYAVMEKAERVAVVPVSMGWSDLGSWDALHELSACDANGNACKGDVVAVETENCLVQADGVRVALVGVTDLIVVANGKDVLVMPRGRSQEVKKLIEAMKD; translated from the coding sequence ATGTCGACGCCGGAAAAGCCCAAGCAGTTGCTCGCGCTGACCGCCGATGAGACGATGCTGCAACTGACCGCACAGCGCGCGGCGGGCGAGACGTTCGGGCCCCCGATCGTGGTCGCGAACGCGCGTCACGCCGACGAGATCGAGGCGCAACTGGCCGGCGTGGGGTTGATTGAGCACAAGCTCATTCTGGAACCCGTCGCGCGCAACACCGCGCCCGCGATCGCTCTTGCGGCACTGGCGGCGGATGAAGATGCGGTACTGCTGGTGATGCCGTCCGATCACGTCATCGCCGATACGCCGGCCTTCCACGCCGCGATCGACGCCGCGCTACCGATGGTCGAGCAGGGTTGGCTGGTGACGTTCGGAATCGAGCCGCACGCGCCGGAAACGGGCTATGGCTGGATTCATGTCGGCGAGGCGATCGGCCCGCGCGTCCATCGTGTCGCGCGATTCGTGGAGAAGCCGCCGCGCGATCGCGCCGAGGCGATGCTGGCGGCGGGCGACCACGTCTGGAATGGTGGCATCTTCCTGTTCCGTGCCGATGCTTTTCTGGGCGCGCTTTCGGTTCACGCGCCCGACATGCTTCACGCGGCGCAACAGGCGCTGCTGAAGGGTGAAACGCAGGGTATGCGCCTGCATCCCGACCAGGACGCTTTCGCGGCCTCGCCGTCGGAGTCGGTCGACTATGCGGTGATGGAAAAAGCCGAGCGCGTCGCTGTGGTGCCGGTCAGCATGGGATGGAGCGACCTCGGTAGCTGGGACGCGCTGCACGAACTGAGCGCCTGCGATGCAAACGGCAACGCCTGCAAGGGCGATGTCGTGGCGGTCGAGACCGAGAATTGCCTGGTTCAGGCCGATGGCGTTCGTGTGGCGTTGGTCGGCGTGACCGACCTGATCGTCGTCGCCAATGGAAAAGATGTGCTGGTGATGCCGCGCGGGCGCAGCCAGGAGGTCAAGAAGCTGATCGAGGCGATGAAAGACTAG
- a CDS encoding tetratricopeptide repeat protein codes for MKMFATTALGAIALTGVAMSVATPAQADGAIAKHDLVLSLGLLTDGNFNAARSYAEKAIKADPKWGLAHAMLARTYLALGDGIGAEAELGRAAANGFNMTRGHQMLAQAWLLQGDAKRALAEAAKADPRFGGYAARVTAKALALQNKSPDAIALLGELLNADPGNSYGWSDLARIRYNTGDVAGAAANAQRAVALDPNNLEALTLRGELMREQYGLGAALPWFEGALKRDAYYYPALIEYAATLGDMGRYNDMLDATRKALAAQPGNPQALYLQAVLAARAQNYDLARGLMQRTGGAVDDLPGGLLLGGTLDYQAGAYEQAIDKWRELVGRQPMNVTARRLLGAALLRSGDAKGALDVLRPVALRGDADSYTLALVGRAFEANGERDWAAKYLDRAAWPATAGATPFGSDDGLAVLANAAANDPGNPVAMVGMIRGLIDAGQASNALDRAKALAAASPGAPAAHLLVGDTLMTMSRYGEAADAYRRAADIKFDEATMLRAVDALDNAGRRPEASRVLALFLGQHPENIPALRLAAHWQIAAGDWDGAIGTLEDLRSRVGSRDVGLLAELAYANIGAQNVDDALDYGAAAYEIAPMSPAATDAYGWAFYAAGDSDKAKDLLEKAALLAPRQAGIRWHLAQAYADLGRNAEAKAQIALALGDPSFAERAPAQALLKTLG; via the coding sequence ATGAAGATGTTCGCCACCACCGCGCTCGGGGCCATCGCGCTGACCGGTGTCGCGATGAGCGTCGCCACGCCCGCGCAGGCCGACGGCGCGATCGCCAAGCACGACCTCGTGCTGAGCCTGGGTCTGTTGACCGACGGCAACTTCAACGCCGCGCGCTCCTATGCGGAAAAGGCGATCAAGGCCGATCCGAAATGGGGTCTGGCGCACGCGATGCTCGCGCGGACGTATCTCGCGCTCGGCGACGGGATTGGGGCGGAGGCCGAACTCGGCCGCGCCGCTGCCAACGGGTTCAACATGACGCGCGGGCATCAGATGCTCGCCCAAGCCTGGCTATTACAGGGCGACGCCAAGCGCGCGCTGGCCGAGGCGGCGAAGGCCGATCCGCGGTTCGGCGGCTATGCCGCGCGCGTGACGGCGAAGGCGCTGGCGTTGCAGAACAAATCGCCCGACGCGATCGCGTTGCTCGGCGAGTTGCTGAATGCCGATCCGGGCAATTCGTACGGTTGGTCCGACCTCGCACGGATCCGCTACAATACCGGCGATGTGGCGGGCGCTGCCGCCAACGCGCAGCGCGCGGTTGCGCTCGATCCGAACAATCTCGAAGCGCTGACGCTGCGCGGCGAGTTGATGCGCGAGCAATACGGCCTCGGTGCGGCGCTGCCGTGGTTCGAAGGGGCGTTGAAACGCGACGCCTATTACTATCCCGCGCTGATCGAATATGCCGCAACGCTCGGCGATATGGGTCGCTACAACGACATGCTCGATGCGACGCGCAAGGCGCTGGCGGCGCAGCCCGGCAACCCGCAGGCGCTGTACCTGCAGGCCGTGCTCGCGGCGCGCGCGCAGAATTACGATCTCGCGCGCGGCCTGATGCAGCGGACCGGCGGGGCGGTCGACGATCTGCCCGGCGGGCTGCTGCTCGGCGGGACGCTCGATTATCAGGCGGGCGCATACGAACAGGCGATCGACAAGTGGCGCGAGCTGGTCGGGCGTCAGCCGATGAACGTGACCGCGCGGCGGCTGCTCGGCGCGGCGCTGCTGCGCTCGGGCGATGCCAAGGGCGCGCTCGACGTGCTGCGGCCGGTGGCGTTGCGCGGCGACGCCGATAGCTACACGCTGGCGCTGGTCGGGCGTGCGTTCGAAGCGAATGGCGAGCGCGATTGGGCGGCGAAATACCTTGACCGCGCAGCGTGGCCGGCGACGGCCGGCGCGACGCCGTTCGGCAGCGACGACGGGCTCGCGGTGCTGGCGAACGCGGCCGCCAACGACCCGGGCAATCCGGTGGCGATGGTCGGGATGATCCGCGGGCTGATCGATGCGGGGCAGGCGAGCAACGCGCTCGACCGCGCCAAGGCACTCGCCGCGGCGAGCCCAGGAGCGCCGGCTGCGCACCTTTTGGTCGGCGATACGCTGATGACGATGAGCCGCTACGGCGAGGCGGCCGACGCCTATCGTCGCGCCGCCGACATCAAGTTCGACGAGGCGACGATGCTGCGCGCGGTCGATGCGCTCGACAATGCCGGGCGCCGTCCGGAGGCGTCGCGCGTCCTCGCGCTGTTCCTCGGCCAGCATCCGGAAAACATCCCCGCGCTGCGCCTCGCGGCGCATTGGCAGATCGCGGCGGGCGATTGGGACGGTGCGATCGGCACGCTCGAGGATTTGCGCTCGCGGGTCGGATCGCGCGACGTCGGGCTGCTCGCGGAACTGGCCTACGCCAATATCGGCGCGCAGAATGTCGACGACGCGCTCGATTACGGTGCGGCGGCTTACGAAATCGCGCCGATGAGCCCGGCGGCGACCGACGCGTACGGCTGGGCGTTCTACGCGGCCGGGGACAGCGACAAGGCGAAGGATCTGCTCGAGAAGGCGGCGCTGCTCGCGCCGCGTCAAGCCGGCATCCGCTGGCATCTGGCGCAGGCCTATGCCGATCTCGGCCGCAATGCCGAGGCCAAGGCGCAGATCGCGCTGGCGCTGGGCGATCCGTCGTTCGCCGAGCGCGCGCCGGCGCAGGCGTTGCTCAAGACGCTGGGCTGA
- the prsK gene encoding XrtA/PEP-CTERM system histidine kinase PrsK — MVAAAVILWGHALAALLFATLALSQVRGGAVSVPRTAFLIALGLTAIWSLAMAGIGSGDMVTWVAESLRNLGWLGFMFALLRRDTARRDRAVTTIYGVVALVAVAGIGLALFQPSVGPELIGAVTAVRVLLRMMVAVGALVLVNHLYSLVAPAARGGIRMAVVALATMWLGDLLLYTVAYLGADWPQTLIAARGIVMAAIVPMLAIAVHRNGDWTLHISRTVTWQSLTLVALTIYAMATVLVISAIQTFGGGYARLAQTAFVFGSAAALLTLLSSPTVKAWLRVMVAKHLFRHRYDYRAEWVRFTETLGTPGESAPPLEERIVKAVADLTDSPAGLLLVADGQTLSLGAGWQWPGEPPASVAGDALARFLADGAHIVELDTVRAGHATREELAAVPQWMLDHHAAWAVVPLVHVNALIGAILLSRPPIDRSLDWEDFDLLRIAGRQVASYLAEARAHEQLADARRFDEFNRRFAFILHDVKNLVSQLTLVARNAERHADNPDFRADMIATLQDSAGKMNDLLARLSQHHSGRADDPQAIELMPLAQRVAKARGGSYPVIVSGTRDALAVADAGRLEQALGHLIQNAVEASTDGEPVTVTVGRSSIEVADRGTGMNAAFVRDHLFRPFVSTKHGGFGIGAFEARQVIQAMGGTLDVVSREGEGTKFTIGLPATLAPQHMERAA; from the coding sequence ATGGTCGCCGCGGCGGTCATTCTGTGGGGACATGCACTGGCGGCGTTGCTGTTCGCGACGCTCGCGCTGTCGCAAGTGCGCGGCGGGGCAGTCAGCGTGCCGCGGACGGCGTTCCTGATCGCACTTGGCCTGACCGCGATATGGTCGCTGGCGATGGCCGGGATCGGCAGCGGCGATATGGTGACGTGGGTCGCGGAGTCGCTGCGCAACCTCGGCTGGCTTGGCTTCATGTTCGCGCTGCTGCGCCGCGACACCGCGCGGCGCGACCGTGCCGTCACGACGATCTACGGCGTGGTCGCGCTGGTCGCGGTCGCGGGCATCGGCCTGGCGCTGTTTCAGCCGTCGGTCGGCCCGGAGCTGATTGGCGCCGTCACCGCGGTGCGCGTACTGCTCCGCATGATGGTCGCGGTCGGCGCGCTGGTGCTGGTCAATCACCTCTATTCGCTCGTCGCGCCCGCCGCGCGCGGCGGCATCCGCATGGCGGTGGTCGCGTTGGCGACGATGTGGCTCGGCGACCTCCTGCTCTACACGGTCGCGTATCTCGGCGCCGATTGGCCGCAGACGCTGATCGCGGCGCGGGGGATCGTCATGGCGGCGATCGTGCCGATGCTGGCGATCGCGGTGCATCGCAACGGCGACTGGACGCTGCACATTTCGCGGACCGTCACGTGGCAGTCGCTGACGCTGGTCGCGCTGACGATCTACGCGATGGCGACGGTGCTGGTGATCAGCGCGATCCAGACGTTCGGCGGCGGCTATGCGCGGCTGGCGCAGACCGCGTTCGTGTTCGGATCGGCCGCCGCGTTGCTGACCCTATTGTCGTCGCCCACGGTCAAGGCGTGGCTGCGCGTGATGGTCGCGAAGCATCTGTTTCGCCACCGCTACGACTATCGCGCCGAATGGGTGCGGTTCACCGAAACGCTCGGCACGCCCGGCGAAAGCGCACCGCCGCTGGAGGAGCGCATCGTCAAGGCGGTCGCCGATTTGACGGACTCGCCGGCTGGGCTGCTGCTCGTGGCGGACGGCCAAACGCTGTCGCTCGGCGCGGGGTGGCAATGGCCGGGCGAGCCACCGGCGAGCGTCGCGGGCGACGCACTGGCGCGCTTCCTTGCCGACGGCGCGCACATCGTCGAACTGGATACCGTCCGCGCCGGTCACGCGACACGCGAGGAACTTGCTGCTGTGCCGCAATGGATGCTCGACCATCACGCCGCTTGGGCGGTGGTGCCGCTGGTCCATGTCAACGCGCTGATCGGCGCGATTCTGCTCTCCCGGCCGCCGATCGACCGCAGCCTCGACTGGGAGGATTTCGACCTGCTCCGCATCGCCGGGCGTCAGGTGGCGAGCTATCTGGCCGAAGCGCGCGCACACGAACAACTCGCCGATGCGCGCCGGTTCGACGAATTCAATCGCCGCTTCGCCTTCATCCTGCACGACGTGAAAAACCTGGTCAGCCAGCTGACGCTGGTCGCGCGGAATGCCGAGCGCCACGCCGACAATCCCGATTTCCGCGCCGACATGATCGCGACGTTGCAGGATTCGGCGGGCAAGATGAACGACCTGCTCGCGCGGCTGTCGCAGCATCATTCGGGCCGCGCCGACGACCCGCAAGCGATCGAACTGATGCCGCTTGCGCAGCGCGTCGCGAAGGCGCGCGGGGGTAGCTATCCGGTGATCGTCTCCGGTACCCGCGACGCGCTCGCAGTGGCAGATGCCGGTCGCCTCGAACAGGCACTGGGTCACTTGATCCAGAACGCGGTCGAGGCGAGCACGGACGGCGAACCCGTGACCGTCACGGTCGGGCGTTCCTCGATCGAGGTCGCCGATCGCGGTACCGGCATGAACGCCGCGTTCGTCCGCGATCACCTGTTCCGCCCGTTCGTATCGACCAAGCATGGCGGCTTCGGGATCGGCGCGTTCGAAGCACGCCAGGTCATCCAGGCGATGGGCGGCACGCTCGACGTCGTGAGCCGCGAGGGCGAGGGCACCAAATTCACGATCGGCCTGCCGGCGACGCTGGCGCCGCAACACATGGAACGTGCTGCATGA
- the prsR gene encoding PEP-CTERM-box response regulator transcription factor: MTKPKLLIVEDDAGLQRQLRWAYEGYEVIVAGDRREAIDAVRAEEPAVVTLDLGLPPDPDGVSEGFATLAEILRLKPDTKVIVASGHGARESALRAIGEGAWDFYQKPIDIDALGLIVARAFHVHALEAENRRLAASPAAALGGLITAAPEMLKVTSMIERVASADVSVMLLGASGTGKEVLARGLHNASGRKGEFVAINCAAIPETLLESELFGHEKGAFTGAVKTTEGKIEQADGGTLFLDEIGDVPLPLQVKLLRFLQERVIERIGGRKAIPVDVRIVCATHQDVDAMVASGSFREDLYYRLAEIIVRIPSLAERAGDATLLAKHFLHLYAKTMNRPVVGLSPDALAAIDGWGWPGNVRELENRMKRAVIMADGKHVTAADLDLGGKDEPEPINLKSVRETADRKAIRHALARAEGNISNTAKLLGISRPTLYDLLKSYDLHA, from the coding sequence ATGACCAAGCCGAAACTGCTGATCGTCGAGGACGATGCCGGACTGCAGCGCCAGCTGCGCTGGGCCTATGAAGGCTATGAGGTGATCGTCGCCGGCGACCGTCGCGAAGCGATCGACGCGGTGCGTGCCGAGGAACCGGCGGTGGTGACGCTCGACCTCGGTCTGCCGCCCGATCCGGACGGCGTAAGCGAAGGATTCGCGACGCTCGCCGAGATCCTGCGGCTGAAGCCCGACACCAAGGTCATCGTCGCCTCCGGCCACGGCGCGCGCGAAAGCGCGTTGCGGGCGATCGGCGAGGGGGCGTGGGATTTCTACCAGAAACCGATCGATATCGACGCACTGGGCCTGATCGTCGCGCGCGCATTCCACGTGCATGCGTTGGAGGCGGAGAATCGCCGGTTGGCGGCGTCGCCCGCGGCGGCACTCGGCGGGTTGATCACCGCCGCGCCCGAAATGCTCAAGGTCACGAGCATGATCGAGCGCGTCGCGTCGGCCGACGTGTCGGTGATGCTGCTAGGCGCGAGCGGCACGGGCAAGGAAGTTCTCGCGCGGGGCCTTCACAACGCGAGCGGGCGAAAGGGCGAGTTCGTCGCAATCAACTGCGCGGCGATCCCTGAAACCCTGCTCGAAAGCGAATTGTTCGGCCACGAAAAGGGTGCGTTCACCGGCGCGGTCAAGACGACCGAGGGCAAGATCGAGCAGGCCGATGGTGGCACGCTGTTCCTCGACGAGATCGGCGACGTGCCGCTGCCGCTCCAGGTCAAATTGCTGCGCTTCCTGCAGGAGCGGGTGATCGAGCGGATCGGCGGGCGCAAGGCGATCCCGGTCGATGTCCGCATCGTCTGTGCGACGCATCAGGACGTCGATGCGATGGTCGCGAGCGGGAGTTTCCGCGAAGACCTCTATTACCGCCTCGCCGAGATCATCGTGCGTATCCCGAGCCTGGCCGAACGCGCGGGCGACGCCACGCTGTTGGCGAAGCATTTCCTGCATCTCTACGCCAAGACGATGAACCGACCGGTCGTCGGCCTGTCGCCCGATGCGTTGGCGGCGATCGACGGCTGGGGGTGGCCGGGCAACGTCCGCGAACTCGAAAACCGCATGAAGCGTGCGGTGATCATGGCCGACGGCAAGCACGTCACCGCCGCCGATCTCGACCTGGGCGGCAAGGACGAGCCCGAGCCGATCAATCTGAAGTCGGTGCGCGAAACCGCCGACCGCAAGGCGATCCGCCACGCGCTGGCGCGGGCCGAGGGCAACATTTCGAACACCGCCAAACTGCTCGGGATCAGCCGCCCGACGCTCTATGATCTGCTCAAGAGCTACGACCTCCATGCCTAG
- a CDS encoding DUF6311 domain-containing protein — MRSTFTTAAMLAALALALFGAWMHWAVLDPRNVGWLLTGEDRGQSAIGLSAYLRAGGPWPSLHEPLLMAPGGLPLLFTDSIPLIGLILKPLGVPAGWQFLGPWYLLCVALQVFFAWRLVRPYAPDHLAAFIGTVLLAAMPMLFNRYGHASLCAQWLVLWALYVFVDEERARRPGQWFAVLGVAALIHTYLLLMVAAFWGSAILCLMVRGPDRVRVLAGAGAVAAVIVAILWWHGIFAGPFGSTGTYGAFPMALDAWWNPANPGYTALIPSSAEDHGRGFEGLQYLGAGMLLLVAIAVYGWVFRRDASGTGRLLWLLPAFIVIAIAAIGPQPMWRGAPLFTLHLGPLLTNLLDPIRAAGRLAWPLTYTLAFAAIVTVIRLPRATMILAVALAVQVIDLTPMFAAVRSTSAKAADRTVYHRTLDPRWAALVARSSSVEFEPARPFIDLQLMEEITWRTVDACRPVRFTYASRESAATRARIDVDTADFAAGRLDPTRLYVLLDGKVPRIVAARVQKLDGITIIAPTTPAPPPVCR, encoded by the coding sequence ATGCGTTCGACCTTCACGACAGCGGCGATGCTGGCCGCGCTGGCGCTGGCGCTGTTCGGTGCGTGGATGCACTGGGCGGTGCTCGACCCGCGCAACGTCGGCTGGCTGCTGACCGGCGAGGATCGCGGGCAAAGCGCGATCGGGCTGTCGGCCTATCTGCGCGCGGGTGGGCCCTGGCCGTCATTGCACGAACCGTTGCTGATGGCACCCGGCGGCCTGCCGCTGCTGTTCACCGACAGCATTCCGTTGATCGGCCTGATCCTGAAACCGCTCGGCGTGCCTGCGGGATGGCAGTTTCTGGGGCCATGGTACCTGCTGTGCGTGGCGCTCCAGGTATTCTTCGCGTGGCGATTAGTCCGCCCGTACGCGCCGGACCATCTTGCGGCGTTCATCGGCACCGTGCTGCTCGCGGCGATGCCGATGCTGTTCAATCGCTACGGCCATGCCAGCCTGTGCGCGCAGTGGCTCGTGCTGTGGGCGTTGTACGTATTCGTCGATGAAGAACGTGCGCGGCGGCCGGGCCAGTGGTTCGCGGTGCTCGGCGTCGCGGCGCTGATCCATACGTACCTGCTGTTGATGGTCGCTGCGTTCTGGGGGAGCGCGATCCTTTGCCTGATGGTACGCGGCCCCGATCGGGTGCGCGTTCTGGCGGGGGCGGGAGCGGTAGCGGCGGTCATCGTCGCTATCCTGTGGTGGCACGGTATCTTCGCCGGGCCGTTCGGCTCGACCGGGACGTATGGCGCGTTCCCGATGGCGCTCGACGCGTGGTGGAACCCGGCCAACCCTGGCTACACGGCGCTGATCCCGTCGTCGGCGGAGGATCACGGCCGCGGGTTCGAAGGGCTGCAGTATCTGGGAGCCGGAATGCTGCTCTTGGTCGCTATCGCAGTTTACGGATGGGTGTTTCGACGCGACGCCTCGGGAACGGGTCGGCTGCTTTGGCTGCTGCCGGCCTTTATCGTCATAGCGATTGCGGCGATCGGACCGCAGCCGATGTGGCGCGGTGCCCCGTTGTTCACGCTGCACCTCGGGCCGCTGCTGACCAACCTGCTCGATCCGATCCGCGCGGCTGGCCGCCTCGCGTGGCCGTTGACCTATACGCTGGCGTTCGCCGCCATCGTCACCGTGATACGATTGCCGCGCGCGACGATGATCCTCGCCGTCGCGCTGGCGGTGCAGGTCATCGACCTCACACCGATGTTCGCCGCGGTGCGATCGACCAGCGCGAAGGCCGCAGACCGCACCGTCTATCATCGCACGCTCGATCCGCGCTGGGCCGCGCTGGTCGCGCGCTCGAGTTCGGTCGAATTCGAACCGGCACGACCGTTCATCGATCTACAACTCATGGAAGAAATTACGTGGCGTACGGTAGATGCCTGCCGCCCGGTGCGCTTCACCTACGCCTCGCGCGAAAGCGCCGCGACGCGGGCGCGGATCGATGTCGATACGGCGGATTTCGCCGCCGGGCGGCTCGATCCCACGCGACTATACGTGCTGCTCGACGGCAAGGTCCCGAGGATTGTGGCGGCCCGCGTGCAAAAACTCGACGGCATCACGATCATCGCGCCGACCACGCCGGCGCCGCCTCCGGTTTGCCGCTAG
- a CDS encoding TIGR03013 family XrtA/PEP-CTERM system glycosyltransferase — protein sequence MIRLFKHYVPHAVLFLGFLDFALLIAAMEVGYAFRLHQLGSVVEPIRERLPQLLVYAAALETAMVAVGVYGADSLQSLRRATARILVAISLGVIFLSVVFFISPAMSFWRSNLLYAMALSVPTLVGLRVLLGKMLGSHVFKRRVVVMGAGPRAARLKALAAQPGSAFVVVGYLSMSETNRVIPEAIARDAIYNLADHVVLLNASEVVLALEERRNALPLKDLLRIKTTGVHVNEISTFLERETGRVDLQSVNPSWLIFSDGFSSGRMLSGVFKRLFDIFASALLLVLVAPVIILTAIAIKLESKGPAFYRQRRVGLYGVGFDCIKLRSMRQDAEVGGKAVWAERDDPRITRIGRFIRKVRIDELPQCWSVLKGEMSFVGPRPERPQFVEDLEQQLNYYAERHMVKPGITGWAQINYPYGASIEDARQKLEYDLYYAKNYSPFLDLLIILQTIRVVIWPEGAR from the coding sequence ATGATCAGGCTGTTCAAGCACTACGTGCCGCATGCCGTTCTATTTCTGGGGTTTCTCGACTTCGCGCTGCTGATCGCGGCGATGGAGGTCGGCTATGCGTTTCGCCTGCATCAGCTCGGCAGCGTGGTCGAGCCGATCCGCGAGCGGTTGCCGCAATTGCTGGTCTATGCCGCTGCGCTGGAGACCGCGATGGTCGCGGTGGGCGTATACGGTGCGGATTCGCTCCAGTCGCTGAGGCGCGCGACCGCACGGATCCTCGTTGCGATTTCGCTTGGTGTGATCTTCCTGTCGGTGGTGTTCTTCATTTCCCCGGCGATGAGCTTCTGGCGGTCCAACCTACTCTACGCGATGGCGCTGTCGGTACCGACGTTGGTCGGCTTGCGCGTTCTGCTCGGCAAAATGCTGGGCAGCCATGTGTTCAAGCGCCGCGTCGTCGTGATGGGCGCGGGGCCGCGAGCGGCGCGGCTCAAGGCACTGGCGGCGCAACCCGGATCGGCGTTCGTCGTCGTCGGCTATCTGTCGATGAGCGAGACCAACCGAGTCATCCCTGAAGCCATTGCGCGCGACGCGATCTACAATCTGGCCGACCATGTCGTGTTGCTCAACGCGAGCGAAGTGGTGCTTGCGCTGGAGGAACGGCGCAACGCGCTGCCGCTCAAGGACTTGCTGCGGATCAAGACGACGGGCGTCCACGTCAACGAAATCTCGACCTTCCTCGAGCGCGAAACCGGCCGCGTCGATCTGCAGAGCGTCAACCCCAGCTGGCTGATCTTTTCCGACGGTTTCTCGTCCGGACGGATGCTGTCGGGGGTTTTCAAGCGCCTGTTCGATATCTTCGCGAGCGCGCTGCTGCTCGTCCTCGTCGCGCCGGTCATCATCCTCACCGCAATCGCGATCAAGCTGGAGAGCAAGGGGCCGGCCTTCTATCGTCAGCGCCGCGTCGGGCTCTACGGCGTCGGATTCGACTGCATCAAATTGCGTTCGATGCGACAGGATGCCGAGGTGGGCGGCAAGGCCGTCTGGGCAGAAAGGGACGACCCCCGCATCACCCGCATCGGCCGCTTCATCCGCAAGGTGCGGATCGACGAACTGCCGCAATGCTGGTCGGTGCTGAAGGGCGAGATGAGCTTCGTCGGCCCGCGCCCCGAACGCCCGCAATTCGTCGAGGATCTGGAGCAGCAGCTCAACTATTATGCCGAACGCCACATGGTGAAGCCGGGGATCACGGGGTGGGCGCAGATCAATTATCCGTATGGGGCGTCGATCGAGGATGCACGGCAGAAGCTTGAATACGATCTCTACTATGCCAAGAATTATTCGCCTTTCCTCGACCTTCTAATCATCCTTCAGACGATCCGCGTGGTGATCTGGCCGGAAGGCGCGCGGTAG
- a CDS encoding ATP-binding protein codes for MTDPLDRIAAALERIAPPAPADADPLAHPAYVWRDGGLAAARAFDPLPLDLLFGIDAQKAALVEDFRRLAAGHAAQDVLLWGARGSGKSALVKSAVAAIQGEGAAIALVEVAQMGGLRALFDRIDGLSHAYILFLDDIGFDAAADARSLRSLLQGGAEARPANARLVVTSNRRHLIPRDIAEQESAINPRDSVDDHLALADRFGLSLGFHVLDQDGYLAIVRAYAARFDLAFDPDEAIGWATRRGGRSGRVAWQYITDLAGRSSRGLPF; via the coding sequence ATGACCGATCCGCTCGACCGCATCGCCGCCGCGCTGGAGCGGATCGCCCCGCCGGCGCCCGCCGATGCCGATCCGCTGGCGCATCCGGCTTACGTATGGCGTGACGGCGGTCTCGCCGCAGCGCGCGCGTTCGATCCGTTGCCGCTCGACTTGCTCTTCGGGATCGACGCGCAGAAGGCGGCGCTGGTCGAGGATTTCCGGCGGCTCGCGGCGGGGCATGCCGCGCAGGACGTATTGCTGTGGGGGGCGCGGGGCTCGGGCAAATCGGCGCTGGTGAAGAGCGCGGTGGCCGCGATCCAGGGTGAGGGCGCCGCGATCGCCTTGGTCGAGGTCGCGCAGATGGGCGGGCTGCGCGCGCTGTTCGACCGCATCGACGGCCTGTCGCACGCCTACATCCTGTTCCTTGACGATATCGGCTTCGATGCCGCGGCCGACGCCCGGTCGCTCCGCTCGCTATTGCAGGGCGGGGCGGAGGCGCGGCCCGCCAACGCGCGCTTGGTGGTGACATCCAACCGCCGCCACTTGATCCCGCGCGACATCGCCGAGCAGGAAAGCGCGATCAATCCGCGCGACAGTGTCGACGATCATCTCGCGCTGGCCGATCGGTTCGGGCTCAGCCTGGGTTTCCACGTGCTCGATCAGGACGGCTATCTCGCGATCGTTCGCGCTTATGCCGCGCGGTTCGATCTGGCGTTCGACCCCGACGAAGCGATCGGCTGGGCGACACGGCGCGGCGGGCGCTCGGGCCGCGTCGCATGGCAGTATATCACCGACCTTGCCGGGCGGTCGAGTCGCGGGCTACCTTTCTGA